One segment of Nocardia farcinica DNA contains the following:
- a CDS encoding acyl-CoA dehydrogenase family protein, with the protein MMMSTRDSATKRRPAAGRSDDSAVGLNQPKRDWMGAAMRVMTTITGSDLVEKYNLRKPIERVTYEGTKTGFRTLGAATRAFNKVAGNGAPKRLPDNESKNKDLFDLTPTDDQQMIVETVKEFAAEILRPAAAGADAEAKAPADLVARAAELGITVINVPEELDGVATERGAVTNSLVAEALAHGDMGLALPILAPSGVAVALAQWGTDAQQRTYLPAFAGENVPQASVVIAEPRPLFDPFALQTKATRSPSGYRLNGVKSLVPAAADAELFLVAAELDGRPALFIVESDAQGLVVEADPSMGLRAAGIGRLILNNVAVSAEAVLGDSDPAARAEEYADAVRLARLGWASLAVGTGQAVLDYVIPYVNEREAFGEPISHRQAVAFMVANIAIELDGIRLVTMRGAARAEQGRSFGREAALARKLATDKGMQIGLDGVQLLGGHGFTKEHPVERWYRDLRAIGVAEGVVLI; encoded by the coding sequence GTGATGATGAGCACTCGAGACAGCGCGACGAAGCGACGTCCCGCCGCCGGACGCAGCGACGACTCCGCCGTCGGCCTGAACCAGCCCAAGCGGGACTGGATGGGCGCGGCCATGCGGGTCATGACGACGATCACCGGCTCCGACCTCGTCGAGAAGTACAACCTGCGCAAGCCCATCGAGCGCGTCACCTACGAAGGCACCAAGACCGGCTTCCGCACCCTCGGCGCGGCGACCAGGGCCTTCAACAAGGTGGCGGGCAACGGGGCGCCGAAGCGGCTGCCGGACAACGAGTCCAAGAACAAGGACCTGTTCGACCTCACCCCCACCGACGATCAGCAGATGATCGTCGAGACGGTCAAGGAGTTCGCCGCCGAGATCCTGCGGCCCGCCGCGGCAGGCGCCGACGCCGAGGCCAAGGCCCCCGCCGACCTGGTCGCCCGCGCCGCCGAACTGGGCATCACCGTCATCAACGTGCCCGAGGAGCTCGACGGTGTGGCCACCGAGCGCGGCGCGGTGACCAACTCGCTGGTCGCCGAGGCCCTCGCGCACGGTGACATGGGCCTGGCGCTGCCGATCCTGGCCCCCAGCGGTGTCGCGGTCGCGCTCGCGCAGTGGGGCACCGACGCCCAGCAGCGCACCTACCTGCCCGCCTTCGCCGGGGAGAACGTGCCGCAGGCCTCCGTGGTGATCGCCGAGCCGCGCCCGCTGTTCGACCCGTTCGCGCTGCAGACCAAGGCCACCCGCTCCCCCAGCGGCTACCGCCTCAACGGCGTCAAGAGCCTGGTGCCCGCGGCCGCCGACGCCGAACTGTTCCTGGTCGCCGCCGAACTCGACGGGCGCCCCGCGCTGTTCATCGTCGAGTCCGACGCGCAGGGCCTGGTCGTGGAGGCCGACCCGAGCATGGGTCTGCGCGCGGCGGGCATCGGCAGGCTGATCCTGAACAACGTGGCCGTCTCCGCCGAGGCCGTGCTGGGCGACAGCGACCCGGCCGCGCGCGCCGAGGAGTACGCCGACGCCGTCCGGCTGGCCCGCCTCGGCTGGGCCTCGCTGGCCGTCGGCACCGGTCAGGCCGTGCTGGACTACGTGATCCCCTACGTCAACGAGCGCGAAGCGTTCGGCGAGCCGATCTCGCACCGGCAGGCGGTGGCGTTCATGGTCGCCAACATCGCCATCGAACTCGACGGCATCCGCCTGGTGACGATGCGCGGCGCCGCCCGCGCCGAGCAGGGCCGCTCCTTCGGCCGCGAGGCCGCGCTGGCCCGCAAGCTCGCCACCGACAAGGGCATGCAGATCGGCCTGGACGGCGTGCAGCTGCTCGGCGGCCACGGCTTCACCAAGGAACACCCGGTCGAGCGCTGGTACCGCGATCTGCGGGCGATCGGCGTCGCCGAGGGCGTCGTCCTCATCTGA
- the hisN gene encoding histidinol-phosphatase, translated as MLAAVAAHSSDLELALRLADEADAITKARFGAIDLKVDAKPDLTPVSDADLAVEESIRRLLAHARPDDAVLGEEFGGDAEFRGRQWVIDPIDGTKNFVRGVPIWASLIALLEDGVPVVGVVSAPALARRWWAASGSGAWTSFHPGAPRPITVSAVGELDAASLAFSSLSGWRERGLRERFLDLTDAVWRVRGYGDFFSYCLLAEGAVDIATEPEVSLWDLAALDILVREAGGRFTALSGQPGPHGGDAVATNGLLHEAVLSRLSRD; from the coding sequence ATGTTGGCGGCCGTGGCTGCTCACTCCTCCGATCTGGAACTCGCGCTGCGGCTCGCCGACGAGGCCGACGCCATCACCAAGGCGCGCTTCGGCGCCATCGACCTGAAGGTCGACGCCAAGCCCGACCTCACCCCGGTCTCCGACGCGGACCTGGCCGTGGAGGAGTCCATCCGGCGCCTGCTCGCGCACGCACGCCCCGACGACGCGGTCCTCGGCGAGGAGTTCGGCGGCGACGCGGAGTTCCGCGGCAGGCAGTGGGTGATCGACCCGATCGACGGCACCAAGAATTTCGTGCGCGGCGTGCCGATCTGGGCGAGCCTGATCGCCCTGCTCGAGGACGGCGTGCCCGTGGTGGGCGTGGTCAGCGCGCCCGCGCTCGCCCGGCGCTGGTGGGCGGCGAGCGGGTCGGGGGCGTGGACGAGCTTCCACCCGGGCGCGCCGCGACCGATCACCGTCTCGGCGGTCGGCGAGCTGGACGCGGCCAGCCTGGCTTTCTCCAGTCTGTCGGGCTGGCGCGAGCGCGGCCTGCGCGAGCGGTTCCTCGACCTCACCGACGCGGTGTGGCGGGTGCGCGGCTACGGCGACTTCTTCAGTTACTGCCTGCTCGCCGAGGGCGCGGTGGACATCGCCACCGAGCCGGAGGTCTCGCTGTGGGATCTGGCCGCCCTCGACATCCTGGTCCGCGAGGCGGGCGGCCGCTTCACCGCGTTGTCCGGGCAGCCCGGCCCGCACGGTGGTGACGCGGTGGCCACCAACGGCCTGCTGCACGAGGCCGTGCTCTCCCGGCTCTCCCGGGACTGA